The following proteins are co-located in the Verrucomicrobiia bacterium genome:
- a CDS encoding EF-hand domain-containing protein, producing the protein MKKFLALSLVCLAAVLSVHAQKATTDEQKAFKKEMMDKYDADKNGKLDKDEKAKMTDDEKAKWKKLFPAHHKKADSDTGSSTNSVPKTN; encoded by the coding sequence ATGAAGAAATTCCTAGCCTTGTCGCTCGTTTGCCTTGCCGCCGTGCTTTCCGTCCACGCCCAAAAAGCGACCACCGACGAACAAAAAGCCTTCAAAAAAGAAATGATGGACAAGTATGACGCCGACAAAAACGGCAAGCTCGACAAAGACGAAAAAGCCAAGATGACCGACGACGAAAAAGCCAAGTGGAAAAAACTTTTCCCGGCCCACCACAAGAAAGCCGATTCCGACACCGGCTCCTCGACCAACTCCGTCCCCAAAACGAACTAA